TTCTGAGCAAATGCTCGATGAATGTGTAAAAGAACCACCTCGAATTTCCGAAGAGAGTACTATAGCATCAGAAAAAAGATAAAGCAAGAACAAAAAAAGTCTTCTCATCAAAAAGAGAAGACTAGTGGGTGTGCCGCGGGCGAGACTCGAACTCGCACGACCTTGCGATCCGAGGATTTTAAGTCCTCTGCGTATACCATTCCGCCACCGCGGCTAACGAAAACTATGAGGTCCGAAACGGAGTTGAACCGTTGTGAAAGGTTTTGCAGACCTTCGCCTAACCGCTCGGCCATCGGACCTATTCTTTTCTCTGTTAAAACAGTATTCTCAGTGTATCGAAATTTCGCTAGAACGTCAACAAAAAAAGCACTCTTCAACAAGCTCAGAGTGCTTTTTTGTTTGCTTAGTCAACGATTTCAGCAACGAGATTTCGACGACCGAATGCGAATGCTTCACCTTTTGTTTCCATATAGATATCGAAGTGATTGCCCTTTATAGCACCACCACGATCTTCACAACGGAGCACTCCCACGCCTTCGATAGCAATTTTCGTACCAAAAGGATACGATGGAGGACAAGCAAGTGTTCGTTTTTCTTCCACTTTGAGTCCTGAAGCAGTAATACCATCAGATTTTCCACATTCATCGGCTGCTGCAGTATAAGCTGAAGCATTGATGATGAATTTTTCCTTCGAAAGAGATTTCCAGAGATGTTCCTGCTTTTCCTTCCAACGATTGAGAATTTTTTCTTCTTTTGAAGGAACGACATTCTCAGAAACTATTACCTGTTCTTTTTCTTCTATTTCAAAAGTCCACTTCAAAAGAAAGGGGTCCGTTTTGAAACTATAGAGACTTGACAAAGGAAGACTATTTTCTTGAGCATCTACCGATGCTGTATTTGTGTTAAAAAGAGCTACTGTAAGTACTACTACGAAAAGAAGATCCTTTCGAAATGTCATAGATTGTCTTTAGGAGTAAACTCTGTCCCTCGTAAGGGAGAAAGGTTGGCTTCTTAAGTCAACTGGAGATAATAGCATATTATACAAGTTTTGTCAATACTGATAAACAGATTATTAGCTTATATAAAGCATTTATGTACATAAAAGATCCTATTTTCGAGTCTTTTTTGTTCAAATATCATACCGCGACAAAGAAAAATCCCTATCCGGAAATGGACAGGGATTTTACTTTGTTGGAGCGGGTAAGGGGAGTCCTTTTTGCTCCGACAAAAAGCCGGGGCGCTACACACAGAATACTCGCTCGCTCGCATTCGACTCGCGCCCTTCTCCTCCCACTTACCCAGAAAAACTAAAAGACCCAGTAAATCTGGATCTTTTAGTTCTTTTGAGCGGGTAAGGGGAGTCGAACCCCTATCTAATCCTTGGCAAGGACTCATAATAGCCGCTATACGATACCCGCTTACTCCGCCAGCTGGCGGATTCGGCGGACAAGCCCGCTATAGCCATCTGACATTTTTACTACACTCTCTATTTTTTTTATATTCTTCTATTCCTCTGTGGGACTGGTTGGAATCGGACCAACGACCAAGCGGTTATGCTTCTCACTATTGCTTTCACAACTTTTTTCAAATTTGTGAGCTGGACTATCCCTTCACCCAAAGGTAGGGTGTCTGCCGTCTAGTCTCTACACCTTCCTCAACAAACGAGGCTTGGCTCGGGATTGTCATGTAGCTTATCGCCATTTAGATTTCCCCGAATTTGACAGAGTATCACCCAAAGATTACTCTCTGGGCAGCCCTGCTAGATTCATTCGTTTTGTGTTATGATAATGTTATGAAAAAACTCATAACATGTGTGGTGTGTAAAAAAGAGTTGTCTGGCAGACAAACAGTTTTTTGTTCCGCCATTTGTAAAAACCAACTTCATCAATCATATCAATCCCAACAAGCCAGAGGCTTAGAGAGAAAGATGTCACTTTTGAAACAGTTTGGTGGAAAATGTTCAGTTTGTGGCTATAACAAAAATCTTGCCGCATTGACTTTTCACCATATTGACCCAAAAGAAAAAAGATTTCAGCTGGATATGAGATCTCTTTCAAACAGAAAGCAATCTCATATTGACGAGGAAGCAAGCAAATGTTTGCTTATTTGCAATAACTGTCACGCCGAATTACACAATCCACAACACAATTTAGAATGAACTCTTTGAGCCGCGCGCTCTACCACTGAGCTACAGTCCCACTACGCTTTACCTATTGACTACTCTTTTCTCTTCACAGACTTTTGTGCCGAGGGACAGGTATTTCACTACTCGTCCTTCGGGCTGCGTTCTCTAGGACTTCCGTCCTTGAGTCCTGCTTCGCAGGTCACCTCAAACGGGCAAACAAATGTTTTCCCGACCCCTTTCCTGTTCAATCGTAACATTTTGAAAGGTTCTTGAGAACAACCTTATTCTTACTCTTTACAGACTTTTGTGCCGAGGGGCAGGATTGAACTGCCGACACAAGGATTTTCAGTCCTCTGCTCTACCACTGAGCTACCTCGGCATCATCGCAAACAAACTCATGTGTATATCCAGTGTATAACTCTTCTTTTTCTTTTTTATAAGCCGTTTGTGCGCGCTCAAGGATTCGAACCTTGGACCCCCTCGGTGTAAACGAGGTGCTCTAACCAACTGAGCTAAGCGCGCCCAATACTACTTACTATTCATTCATTCTGTGCCCAGGAGAAGACTCGAACTTCCAATCCCTTGCGAGAACTAGCACCTCAAGCTAGCGCGTATACCATTCCGCCACCTGGGCTTAAACCCACATTGGGTTATATACCTACACCATTCCGACTACTCAATTTGGGGAAAGACTCCAATTCTTATCGAATCAAAGTCTGGGGAGGCTATTTTACTTCTTCAGTCACTACAGGAGCAACCACTTCTTTCTTAGCTACTTTAAGAGAACTTTTCTTCACAACAACTTCTTTCAATTTCTTACTCAATACTTTAACAGACTTATCACGAACAAAATAGAGCTTGGCACGACGTGCACGCGTACGCTTCACAAATTCAATTTTCTCAATTTGTGGCGAAGACAAAGGAAAAACTATCTCGACACCGACATTGAAAGACACTTTTCGTACAGTAATAGTCTTGGAAGCGCTCTGTCCTCCCTTGATAGCAATAATTGTTCCCTGAAATGATTGCAAACGTTCTTTTCCGCCTTCTTTGATCTTACGAAAAATCTTGACAACATCCCCAGACTGAATCTCAGGTATATCAAGAGGTTTTCTCTGCTTTAAATTAAAAGATATCAATTTCTGTTCCATAATAGTGCGCTACCCAAGAGGCTTTTTGTTCTGAAAAAGCACGAGCAAATAAAAAAATTAAAAAGAAAAACCTTGACCTTTGTTATTGTACTAACAGGCTTTCTAAGGCCTCATCATCATACCCTGCATCTCGCGTTTCGTCAATATCTCTCAAGACTGTTCGAAAATCAGGAGCTAGTGGCGCAAAAAAGGCATATTTCTTGGCAAAGAGAGTGAATTCCAAACAAGAAGCGTGGAGCAACTGTCGCTTCACAAGAAGATTCTTTTCTTGTCGTACGTATTTCGATGCATACAGTGTATCACCAACAATGGGATTACCTATGGAAGCGAGATGAACGCGTATCTGATGCGTACGACCAGTACGAGGCATCACCTCGAGGAGATCATATGCTCCGTAGCGAGCAATGACACGATACAATGTTTGTGCCTGACGCGCGCCTTCTGGCACATCGTTCGTCTCTACAACAAAACGTTTCAACTCACCCGAACGACGAATAAGGGGTTTATTGATTTCACCTGAAAGAAACTCTGTATGTCCGTACACGAGAGCGAGATATGTTTTTTTAATTTTTCGGTCATGAAAAAGCTCTTTGAGACTATCAAAGGATGCTTCTGTCCGGGCTACCACTAATACTCCTGAAGTATCACGATCAAGGCGATGAACGATACCAGGACGAAGAGCATCTCCACCAATATCACGAGTTTCTGGATATTGTGCAATAAGAGAGTGAACGAGTGTTTTTCGTTCATCTCTGCCCGCCGGGTGAACCTGAAGACCAAAGGGTTTATTGATAGCGATCAAATATTCATCTTCATACAGAATCGTGAGAGGAGAATCATGAAAGGGCTCTACTACCAAAACAGGGGAAATAAAGGCTTCTTGTGGCAAAGTAATCACATCATGGAGCTTCATCTTGCATGTTGCTTTCGCGACTACTCCATTCAACGATATCTTTCCTTCATTTGCCAAAGAAGCAATCATATTCCTTGAACACTTCTTTTCTGGAAAGCTTTCTTGTAATAAATCAAAAACAGCCACATCAAGTCGTTTATCGACGAGGTGACGAGGAATTTCTAGAAAGATATTTCCTGCTGATGGAGGTATGTACATAATAAACCAGACTGACTACACAAATAACAGACTCTGAAGTATACTATATGGTATTGAGCTGAAGAGCAAGCCTGCCCGCAACGCTTCGCGTAGCGATGCAGGCGGGGCTCGTCTAATAAATATAAGCTACTGTATGAAAATTGCATTTTTCGAAACGAGCGCAAGTGATCAAGCGTTTCTCAGTCCGCTTCTGCAGGGTCACGATGTTTCGTTTTTTTCCGAACCTTTGACAAAGGAAAATGTCACTGTTGCTTCGGAATATGAAGTTGTTTCTGTGTTTATCTACTCGACACTCACTGCTGATATTATTGATCAATTACACAATGTCCGTTGTATCGCAACACGTTCCACAGGATTCGACCATATCGATCTTCCGACGTGTGAAACAAAAGACATCACCGTACTCCATGTTCCTCACTATGGCGAGAACACTGTAGCAGAACACGCCTTTGCTCTCATTCTCGCTCTTTCTCGTAATGTCCATAAATCCTATGCACGAGGACTCAAAGAAGACTTTTCTATCGAGGGTCTTATCGGGTTTGACCTGAAAGACAAAACTCTTGGTGTCATCGGAACAGGACGTATCGGACTACATGTTATTCGTATTGCCAAAGGTTTTGGCATGCATGTGCTCGCCTTTGATGTCTTTCATAATACACTCCTTTCTGAAATACTCCATTTCAGTTATGCATCACTCGATGAGGTACTTGCTCAGTCTGATATCATCACCCTACATACTCCCTACAATAAACACACTCACCATCTCATCAATAACGAAACGATCAAAAAAATCAAGAAGGGAGCGCTTCTCATCAACACCGCTCGCGGTGGTCTTATCGAAAACGAAGCCCTTATCAAAGCGCTCGATGAAAAAATTCTCTCAGGAGCTGGTCTTGACGTCCTCGAGGGAGAAGAATACATCAAAGAAGAAGGGCAGTGTCTCCACGAAGATTGCGCGCCTTCTCGTGCACATCAGATTGATCAAAACAAGAACCTCTTGAGCCGTGATAACGTCGTATTCACTCCTCATATCGGATTTTACAGTGAAGAAGCTCTCAAGCGCATTCTTGAAACAACCGCAGAAAATATCGTACAATACGGTCTTGGAAAGAAAGAAAATCAAGTTCATTCTTTGTCTCAAAAATAGATTTTAAAAGAAAGAAGGAGAGCGCTTCTCTTTTCCATTGCACAGAAAGCTTTTTTCTGTGTTTTTTTCTTTTTCTTCATTCATCTCTTTTCCTCTTTTTTCCTGAAAAAAAATCTTTGCCTCTTTCTTCTCAATTGTGTATGAAAATATATCTCTACCACTATATATAGTTGAAAACAAAAAATAAAAGAAAAATAGTCTCCATTTGTCGGCTTAAAATGGGGCAAGTTGACACATCGAAATCAACCCTCTATTATGGGGAGACCGTCAGTTTATTTTAATCAACACTAACAGTAAAAATATGGAACAAGAATCATGTTGTGGAGGCAGTTGTCATGAAGAAGAAATGGGGATGGAAAATGGATTTTTTCCTGTGATCGGGAAGAAGGTTCCTAATCTTGAATTCGACTATTTTCAGAAAGAAAGTTTTCATACATCACATTTTTCTGATTATCGTGGAAAATGGACTATCGTGTTTTTTTATCCTGCTGACTTCACATTTATTTGTCCAACAGAACTGGAAGAAATGCAGAATAATTATGCCAAATTCCAGGAACTCGGAGCAGAAATTCTTTCGGTATCCACTGATACCAAATTCACTCACAAGGCATGGCATGATCACTCTCCTGCTATCAAAAATATCGAGTATCCTATGGTCGCTGACCCTACTGGTGATATCGCTCGTACATTCGGTGTTTACATCGAAGAAGGAGATGATAAAGGACTCAGTCTTCGAGGGAGTTTTATTATTGATCCAGACGGCGTTCTTCAGGCATATGAAGTCCATGCGAACAATGTCGGACGAAGTGCAAGTGAGCTTCTCCGTAAATTGGAAGCAGCGCTCTTCGTAAGAGAACACGGCGGAGAAGTCTGTCCTGCAAACTGGAAGCCAGGAGCCAAAACACTCAAGCCAGGTATTGAATTGGTTGGGAAAATCTAAATCACAATACAAAATACTATGTCTCATATCTACGCCGCTCAAAACTTTACACACCTCCTCGGCCTTCCAGGCCTGAGCGATACCCTTCTTACCAATCACTTCACTCTCTATGAAGGATACGTGAACAATACGAATATCCTCTTGAAAAAAATGAATGCGATACGAGAGGAAAGACTAGGCGGAAATGATGAGAGAAAAGAAGAGTCGGCAGAATTACACAGACGATACTCTTGGGAGTACAACGGTATGAAATTACACGAATTGTATTTCGAAAATCTTACGAAAGAAAAAACAGTATTAGATCTCGAAAGTGATTTCGGAAAAAAACTCATTGAAAGATTTGGTTCTTACGAAACTTTTTTACATAATTTTACAAAGAATGTTGGAATGTTTCGTGGTATCGGCTGGGTCGCTCTTATCGAAAGAGATGGTGGACTTGGAATTATTTGGATCAATGAACACAATGAAGGACTCCTGGCAAATTCCAAAATACTCTTGATCATGGATGTCTTCGAACATGCCTATATGACGGATTATGGTATCAAAAGAGCTGAGTATATCGAGACATTTTTCCGCTCTGTTGATTGGAAAAAAGTAGCAGAACGATTTGGAAATTAATCAAAACAAATATATGACTCTGACTCAAGTAAAACGACGAGATGGTGCAATAGTCGCATTCGACAGATCACGCATAGAACAAGCAATAGAAAGTGCTTGCGATGCTACAGGGGAGACAGAAAAAGATTTCATTCCTGCAATCACCGATGAAATCATTGTTGATATCGTTGCGACATGCGGGGAAGATAGCGAAACACATATTCCTTCAGTAGAAACCATCCAGAACTTTGTCGAAAAACATTTGATGAGAGAGAGTCGATATGAAATCGCAAAAGCGTATATTTTATATCGAGAGAAACAGAATGAGAAGCGAGAAGAACACAAAGAACAGCTCATCGAACAATTTGAGAAACATTCGATGAAGGTTATCAAGACAAATGGAAAAAAAGAACTCTTCGATATTAAAAAAATCAAAAAGGTTTTTGATAGAGCAGCACTCGGCTACGAGAAAGAATGTTCTTTTACCGACCTTATTGAAGCTTTCAAAAAAAATATCGTCGATGAAATCAAGACTTCTGATATCAGTAATCTCCTTGTCAAAACATGTGTCGATCTCGTGACAATAGAAAACATTGCTTGGCAGAATATTGCTGCACGCATTCTTCTCGGAGATCTCTACAAAAAAGCGAGGCGGAATCGTAACCTCGAGCAGAAAGATATCTACAGTCCAAAGGCTTTCAAAGATTTGTTCGACGACTACATCAAACGAGGACTGTACTTCAAAGATTTTTATGATTACTACTCAGCCGAAGATATTCTCTCTGCCGGAAAACTTCTGTCCTGTGAAACTGATCTGGATTACGAATACACTACCATTGTTTCATTCACGAAACGTTATCTCTTGAATCCCAACAAAGAAGTGCGAGAATTGCCTCAGGAAATGTATATGGCAGTAGCGCTCTTCTTGGCTATTCCGGAAAAGAAAGAAGATCGTCTCGCTTTTGCTTTCAAGATTTATGAACACTGTTCGAAACAACGTATTTCTTTGCCGACACCGACACTTCTCAATGCTCGCACCAACTATCATCAACTCTCGAGTTGTTTCAAAATAAATATCAATGATGATCTTCGTGATATCTACCATGCTATCGAAAATATGGCTCAGATATCCAAGTTTGGTGGGGGAATAGGTGTCTATCTCGGAAACATTCGCTCTCGTGGCAGTGCGATCCGCGGTATCATCGGTATGTCTGGTGGTGTCAATCCTTGGATCAAGGTTATTAATGACACAGCAATTGCTGTCAATCAACTCGGTGCTCGCCTCGGTGCCATCTCTGTCACGCTCGACATCTGGCATCGTGATATCTACGATTTCCTTGATTTACAGACAGAAACAGGAGATATCCGTTCCAAAGCATTTGATATTTTTCCTTCTGTTTCTATCCCAGATCTCTTTATGAAGAGACTCGAGGCAGATCTCGATATTACACTGTTTGATCCACATGAAGTAGAAACTTTGTATGGAAAAAGACTTCAAGATACATTCAATGAAGAATTTGAAACATTCTATGAAACTCTCGAGAAAGACGAGAGACTCACGATGAAAAAAGTTGTAAAAGCGAAGGATGTCTTCAAAAAGTTCTTGAAATCAACCGTTGAAACCGGTATGCCATATGTCTTCTTCCGAGACACCGTCAATCGTCTCAACCCAAACAAGCATGTCGGAAATATCTATTCTACTCAACTCTGCACAGAAATTTGTCAGAATACATCAACCACAAAATTTGTCGAGGAAACCCTCGAAGATGGGAAAATAATCATTCGATACGAGCCAGGAGATCTCGTGGTGTGTAACCTCGCTTCGATCAACATCGCTACTGTATACAAAGAATCTGTGATTGCTGACGTTTTCCCTGTTGTGATGCGTGTCCTCGACAACGTCATTACGCTCAATTACTATCCCGTCCAAGAGGCCAAGCGGACTGCGATGAGATACCGAAGCGTTGGTCTCGGTTATCTCGGATTAGCAGAGTATCTCGCTGTACGAGAATTGGCCTACGATAGTGAGGAGGCTCGTACAGAAGTCGATCGACTTTTCGAACGTTATACCTATTACACTTACCGCTCTTCTGTTGATCTCGCTAAAGAACGTGGATATTATGAACTCTATCCAGGAAGCGAGTATTCCAAAGGCATCCTCCTTGGTCACAACACCAAATGGTTCGAGACGCATACATCCTTTGCGAATGATTGGAAGAAGCTCTTCTTGGACATGAAGACTTCAGGTGTACGATTTGCCTACCATACGGCTCCAGCACCCAATACTTCGACAGCAGGTGTCGTCGGCACCACTGCAGCACTTCTTCCTATCTACAAAAAATTCTTTATTGAGACTAATCTCTCTTCACCGACTATTCGTGTTGCCCCCAAACTCTCCAACAAAAACTTCTGGTACTACAAGGAATACATCAATATGAATATGAACGATGTCATCGATATGATGTCGGTCATTTATCCTTGGATTGATCAGTCTATCTCGTTTGAATGGATGATTGATCCGTCCAAGGTCAGCCCTGCTCAACTCTTCAGCTATTACGTCAAAAGCTGGAAGCAGGGGATCAAGACAGTCTACTACGTACGTAGCCTCTCTGCTGAAATAAAGGATAATTGTGTCAGTTGTAGTGGTTAGAATCAGTTAACAAAGAGCAGATAACAGATAACAAAAAAGATTGATCAATTATCTATGACTGAAGAAATGAAAAGAAACCTCCTTTTCAATCCAAAAGGGAACGATGATGTCGAGAAAAGAACTATCATCAAAGGAGCAACAACGGGATTGTTCAATCTCAACGCAACCAAATACCCTTGGGCCAAATCCCTCTATCAAGTGATGATCGGAAACTTCTGGGTACCCGAAAAAGTATCTGGACTCAAAGACGATGCACGAACATTTCATACCGATCTTGGAGAAGAAGAACAGCGGGCATACAAAGGTATTCTCTCGTTTCTCATCTTTCTCGACTCTCTCCAAACCGTCAATCTCCCTCATTTCTCCGACTATATCACTTCTCCAGAAGTCAATCTCATCCTTTCTATCCAGGCCTACCAGGAAGCTATTCATTCTCAGTCATATGCAACCATCCTCGAATCCGTCGTCGAGAGCAAGGAACGCGACGAGATCTATTATTTCTGGCGTACAGACAAGATCCTTCTCGATCGCAACAAATACATTGGGAAAATCTACGAGGATTTTATCAATAAGCCCTCGGACAAAAACTTCTTCCGCGGTGTTGTTGCCAATTTTCTTCTTGAATCTGTCTATTTCTACAATGGATTTGCATTTTTTGACACACTCGTCGACAGAATGAAAATGCTCGCCACAGGACGGATGATTGCTTATATACGCCGTGATGAACTCACTCATATCACCATTTTCGCGAATATTATTCGCGAAATTAAGAAGGAGTTTCCAGAACTTTACGATGAAAAGTTGATCATCAAAATGATGTCGACGGCAGTCGATCAAGAAATAGAATGGGGGAAACACATTCTCGGCAATCGTATTCCTGGTATAAACAGTGAAACAACCAGGGACTATACTCACTGGCTCGCGAACAATCGCCTCGCGATGCTCGGTATCGGTCCACTCTATCCGAATGCCGTTTCCAATCCTTACAAACATCTCGATCGATTGCAAGATCCAAATGGTGATAAGGGCAATTTCTTTGAGACCACCGTAGTGAATTATACGCAGTCAAGTAGTATGAACGGAAGTTGGGATTTTTAATTCTCTTTATACACCAAAAACTCCTCATTATTTTTTGAGGAGTTTTTTGTTTGAGAAAAGAAAAAGTATGATATAATTATGAGAGCTTTCTTTTCAAAAAATAAATTTTCGTATGTATAAAAATAAAAACTTTTTTATCGTATTTTTCTTTCTTCTTTTTTCTGTCAGCACCGTTCTCTTTGTTGACCAAGCGACATCTGCAGGATTGCAATATACACTGCTTGAAAAAATCCCTGGATTTGCAAGTACTGACGGGAGTGATCTTCCAAAATATATCATTGCTATCTACAATGTTGGTCTTGCTGTTGTCACACTTTCTGCTGTGCTCATGATTTCGATAGGCGGGTTTATGTATCTCACGAGTGCCGGAAATACTTCCTCGATGGGAACGGCCAAAGGCATCATATTTGATGCTCTTATTGGTCTCGTCATTGCTCTTTCTTCTTGGGTCCTTTTGAATGTCATTAACCCTGATTTAGTCAATGTCTCAATCAATGGTCTTTCTGCAACGCCTGTCTCACCAGGAGTTGCCAGAGAAATGACGGCACCTTCTGCTATAACAGGAGGTTTGACTGATGCAGAAGCGAGAGCCCAATTATCCAGTGCGGGAATAAACGTAAATAGTCCGGAACCAACAACAAGTCTTGGTAATATTCCAGCATCCACAATTACTCATATTATCCAGCTGAAAAACACTTCAGGATGCTCTGATTTCAGAGTTACTGGAGGCACTGAGCCCGGCCACGTTTCACATGGTGCAGGACTACCGATAGTTGACGTAACCAATTCACCATGTTTGAAAAGTTTTCTTACGAACAAAGGAAACCTTGCTGGTGTGCATATTACAAAAATCTGCGCGATAGCATCAGAACAGGCAGTGGCATTTAATTGTGGCTATAAAGAACCTGCACCCCATTTTCACATTGTATTCACCCCCTAAATATTGCTATGAAAAAAGTTTTTTACTTTTCTCTCGGTCTTCTTTTTTTGGTTCTCATTTTTCTGGGAGCCTATAATTTTGTCTTCAAAAATAACGTCAATGATCCGACTGTTGCTATCGACGGAAAAACTTTGACAAATAAAGAACCATTTACGGAAGAAAAGCCTCTTTCCATAAGCATTTCTCCTTTTCTCAATGAAGACGTCTCTGATGTCAGTATTTCTTTGGATGGATTTCTCTTCTACTATTCACTTGACGATCAAGCGCTGAAAAAAGCAACTCTGGAAGGGAAGGATAAAACAGTCCTTCTGAGCAATCTCCCTGGGACACCGACACGTATTCTCTGGTCACCCAAGAAAGACCGCGTTCTCCTTTTTCTCAAACAATCCACTGGAGAAAGTTTCTGGTATTCTGTCGATATCGCTACCAAAACACTCATCCCTCTCAAGGCAGAGATATCACGCATTGCTTGGAATAATCTCGGCGACACCCTCTTGTACCAATACACTGATTTCACTACTGGAAAAAGAACTCTCAATACCGCTCGTCCTGACGGCACCGCCTGGAAGAAAATAGTGGATGTTAGTCGCGACACATACATCGCCCCTATTCCTCAGAGTGCGAGTATCTCGTTTTGGAGCAGACCAAACGCTTTTGAAGCCACTTCTTTCGAAAGTGTTGGTATTACTGGGGAGAGCCGAAAAACACTCCTTTCAGAGAAGTTTGGAGCGGATTACCTCTGGTCTCCGAACGGTGAGAAAGTCCTCGTGAGCACGAGTAGTGAAAAAGGAGGGAAGGGGATGTTCCTAGGCAGTATGAATGCCAATGGTGGAGAATTTCAGAGTCTCGCTACTCCAACTCTGATTTCCAAAGTGGTTTGGTCCAAAGACAATAAGACTATCTATTTTGCCTTACCTGGATCGATTCCAGAAAATGCCGTCCTTCCAAACGATTATTTCGAAAAATCTC
This DNA window, taken from Candidatus Moraniibacteriota bacterium, encodes the following:
- a CDS encoding RluA family pseudouridine synthase, whose translation is MYIPPSAGNIFLEIPRHLVDKRLDVAVFDLLQESFPEKKCSRNMIASLANEGKISLNGVVAKATCKMKLHDVITLPQEAFISPVLVVEPFHDSPLTILYEDEYLIAINKPFGLQVHPAGRDERKTLVHSLIAQYPETRDIGGDALRPGIVHRLDRDTSGVLVVARTEASFDSLKELFHDRKIKKTYLALVYGHTEFLSGEINKPLIRRSGELKRFVVETNDVPEGARQAQTLYRVIARYGAYDLLEVMPRTGRTHQIRVHLASIGNPIVGDTLYASKYVRQEKNLLVKRQLLHASCLEFTLFAKKYAFFAPLAPDFRTVLRDIDETRDAGYDDEALESLLVQ
- a CDS encoding redoxin domain-containing protein, producing MENGFFPVIGKKVPNLEFDYFQKESFHTSHFSDYRGKWTIVFFYPADFTFICPTELEEMQNNYAKFQELGAEILSVSTDTKFTHKAWHDHSPAIKNIEYPMVADPTGDIARTFGVYIEEGDDKGLSLRGSFIIDPDGVLQAYEVHANNVGRSASELLRKLEAALFVREHGGEVCPANWKPGAKTLKPGIELVGKI
- a CDS encoding ribonucleotide-diphosphate reductase subunit beta, with the translated sequence MKRNLLFNPKGNDDVEKRTIIKGATTGLFNLNATKYPWAKSLYQVMIGNFWVPEKVSGLKDDARTFHTDLGEEEQRAYKGILSFLIFLDSLQTVNLPHFSDYITSPEVNLILSIQAYQEAIHSQSYATILESVVESKERDEIYYFWRTDKILLDRNKYIGKIYEDFINKPSDKNFFRGVVANFLLESVYFYNGFAFFDTLVDRMKMLATGRMIAYIRRDELTHITIFANIIREIKKEFPELYDEKLIIKMMSTAVDQEIEWGKHILGNRIPGINSETTRDYTHWLANNRLAMLGIGPLYPNAVSNPYKHLDRLQDPNGDKGNFFETTVVNYTQSSSMNGSWDF
- a CDS encoding ribonucleoside-diphosphate reductase subunit alpha, with protein sequence MTLTQVKRRDGAIVAFDRSRIEQAIESACDATGETEKDFIPAITDEIIVDIVATCGEDSETHIPSVETIQNFVEKHLMRESRYEIAKAYILYREKQNEKREEHKEQLIEQFEKHSMKVIKTNGKKELFDIKKIKKVFDRAALGYEKECSFTDLIEAFKKNIVDEIKTSDISNLLVKTCVDLVTIENIAWQNIAARILLGDLYKKARRNRNLEQKDIYSPKAFKDLFDDYIKRGLYFKDFYDYYSAEDILSAGKLLSCETDLDYEYTTIVSFTKRYLLNPNKEVRELPQEMYMAVALFLAIPEKKEDRLAFAFKIYEHCSKQRISLPTPTLLNARTNYHQLSSCFKININDDLRDIYHAIENMAQISKFGGGIGVYLGNIRSRGSAIRGIIGMSGGVNPWIKVINDTAIAVNQLGARLGAISVTLDIWHRDIYDFLDLQTETGDIRSKAFDIFPSVSIPDLFMKRLEADLDITLFDPHEVETLYGKRLQDTFNEEFETFYETLEKDERLTMKKVVKAKDVFKKFLKSTVETGMPYVFFRDTVNRLNPNKHVGNIYSTQLCTEICQNTSTTKFVEETLEDGKIIIRYEPGDLVVCNLASINIATVYKESVIADVFPVVMRVLDNVITLNYYPVQEAKRTAMRYRSVGLGYLGLAEYLAVRELAYDSEEARTEVDRLFERYTYYTYRSSVDLAKERGYYELYPGSEYSKGILLGHNTKWFETHTSFANDWKKLFLDMKTSGVRFAYHTAPAPNTSTAGVVGTTAALLPIYKKFFIETNLSSPTIRVAPKLSNKNFWYYKEYINMNMNDVIDMMSVIYPWIDQSISFEWMIDPSKVSPAQLFSYYVKSWKQGIKTVYYVRSLSAEIKDNCVSCSG
- a CDS encoding NAD(P)-dependent oxidoreductase, giving the protein MKIAFFETSASDQAFLSPLLQGHDVSFFSEPLTKENVTVASEYEVVSVFIYSTLTADIIDQLHNVRCIATRSTGFDHIDLPTCETKDITVLHVPHYGENTVAEHAFALILALSRNVHKSYARGLKEDFSIEGLIGFDLKDKTLGVIGTGRIGLHVIRIAKGFGMHVLAFDVFHNTLLSEILHFSYASLDEVLAQSDIITLHTPYNKHTHHLINNETIKKIKKGALLINTARGGLIENEALIKALDEKILSGAGLDVLEGEEYIKEEGQCLHEDCAPSRAHQIDQNKNLLSRDNVVFTPHIGFYSEEALKRILETTAENIVQYGLGKKENQVHSLSQK
- a CDS encoding 3D domain-containing protein, whose amino-acid sequence is MTFRKDLLFVVVLTVALFNTNTASVDAQENSLPLSSLYSFKTDPFLLKWTFEIEEKEQVIVSENVVPSKEEKILNRWKEKQEHLWKSLSKEKFIINASAYTAAADECGKSDGITASGLKVEEKRTLACPPSYPFGTKIAIEGVGVLRCEDRGGAIKGNHFDIYMETKGEAFAFGRRNLVAEIVD
- a CDS encoding Fe-Mn family superoxide dismutase, coding for MSHIYAAQNFTHLLGLPGLSDTLLTNHFTLYEGYVNNTNILLKKMNAIREERLGGNDERKEESAELHRRYSWEYNGMKLHELYFENLTKEKTVLDLESDFGKKLIERFGSYETFLHNFTKNVGMFRGIGWVALIERDGGLGIIWINEHNEGLLANSKILLIMDVFEHAYMTDYGIKRAEYIETFFRSVDWKKVAERFGN
- the rplS gene encoding 50S ribosomal protein L19, with amino-acid sequence MEQKLISFNLKQRKPLDIPEIQSGDVVKIFRKIKEGGKERLQSFQGTIIAIKGGQSASKTITVRKVSFNVGVEIVFPLSSPQIEKIEFVKRTRARRAKLYFVRDKSVKVLSKKLKEVVVKKSSLKVAKKEVVAPVVTEEVK